A genomic region of Trichothermofontia sichuanensis B231 contains the following coding sequences:
- the ggt gene encoding gamma-glutamyltransferase: MEQRQRGAIAAGHPQTAEAGLRILQAGGNAFDAAIAAALAACVTESGLISLAGGGFLLAHTAEARNLLFDFFTQTPQRKRPVADLDFYPVTVNFGDAVQQFHVGLGSIAVPGVLKGLLHVHQQLGRLPLAEIAAPAIAYAQNGTPIQGFASYCLQILEPILTATPAGRQIYAPTGQRLQAGDTLRMPAFATTLAEVVKSGDRPLYAGDWAKALIAACADGGGHLTQADLAAYQVIEREPLTLTYRGNTLLTNPPPSTGGLLIGFALKVLEAIDLSRLTFGSQEYLQILRQVMQLTNVARRDRYDSRADPQTLLSTFRAPSTLQPAQAALRATLAAIHPTNKWGSTTHITVMDAEGNAASLTASNGEGSTFLIPETGIMVNNMLGEADLNPDGFHTWQPNQRLASMMAPTIVLKDGQPALVLGSGGSNRIRTAILQVILNLLDFRMPLELAIASPRIHWEDQVLNLEPGLPGADAIQRLATAAGDRVIPWQAPNMFFGGVHAISRQPDGTLVAVGDRRRDGVGLVWA; the protein is encoded by the coding sequence ATGGAGCAGCGGCAACGAGGAGCCATTGCAGCCGGCCATCCCCAAACGGCTGAAGCTGGCTTAAGGATCCTGCAGGCTGGCGGAAATGCTTTTGATGCGGCGATCGCGGCGGCCCTAGCGGCCTGTGTGACGGAATCGGGCCTGATTTCCCTGGCAGGCGGGGGCTTTCTCTTGGCCCATACGGCAGAGGCTCGCAACCTTCTTTTTGACTTCTTCACCCAAACGCCCCAACGCAAACGGCCTGTGGCGGATCTGGATTTCTATCCAGTCACGGTGAACTTTGGGGATGCGGTGCAACAGTTCCATGTGGGCCTGGGGTCGATCGCCGTCCCCGGTGTGCTCAAGGGTCTCTTACACGTCCATCAGCAACTGGGGCGCCTGCCCCTGGCTGAAATCGCGGCCCCGGCGATCGCCTATGCCCAGAATGGAACCCCAATCCAAGGCTTCGCTAGCTACTGCCTCCAAATTCTGGAACCGATTCTGACGGCCACCCCAGCCGGTCGGCAGATCTATGCCCCCACGGGCCAGCGGCTGCAAGCAGGGGATACCCTGCGGATGCCCGCCTTCGCGACGACGTTGGCGGAGGTAGTCAAAAGCGGCGATCGCCCCCTTTACGCAGGCGATTGGGCCAAGGCGCTGATTGCTGCGTGCGCAGACGGTGGCGGACACCTGACCCAGGCGGATCTGGCGGCCTATCAGGTGATCGAACGCGAACCCCTGACCCTCACCTATCGGGGCAATACCCTGCTGACGAATCCACCGCCAAGCACAGGCGGGTTGCTGATTGGCTTTGCCTTGAAGGTCTTGGAAGCGATCGATCTGTCCCGTTTGACGTTTGGCAGTCAGGAATACTTGCAAATCCTGCGGCAGGTGATGCAATTAACCAATGTGGCCCGCCGCGATCGCTACGACAGCCGCGCCGATCCCCAAACCCTCCTGAGCACCTTCCGCGCCCCAAGCACACTCCAACCGGCTCAAGCAGCCTTAAGGGCAACCCTGGCGGCAATCCACCCGACGAACAAATGGGGCAGTACCACCCACATTACTGTCATGGATGCTGAGGGCAATGCCGCTAGTCTGACCGCCTCCAATGGTGAGGGGTCCACTTTCCTCATTCCAGAGACCGGGATCATGGTCAACAATATGCTGGGCGAAGCAGACCTCAACCCCGATGGGTTTCACACCTGGCAACCTAATCAACGCCTAGCCTCGATGATGGCTCCGACGATCGTCCTCAAGGACGGCCAACCGGCATTGGTTCTGGGGTCCGGCGGCTCGAATCGGATTCGGACAGCGATTTTACAGGTCATCCTGAACCTCCTGGATTTTAGAATGCCCCTGGAATTAGCGATCGCCAGTCCCCGCATCCACTGGGAAGATCAAGTCTTAAACCTGGAACCTGGGTTACCCGGAGCCGATGCGATCCAGCGCTTAGCTACAGCGGCGGGCGACCGCGTCATCCCCTGGCAAGCCCCCAATATGTTCTTTGGCGGCGTTCATGCGATTAGCCGCCAACCGGATGGCACCTTAGTCGCTGTGGGCGATCGGCGACGCGATGGGGTCGGCCTCGTGTGGGCTTGA
- a CDS encoding TerC family protein → MLDHLLELSPSVGLDTLLLLPVLIALEAVLSADNAIALAALAQGLENPALQRKALNLGLVAALLLRIILILTATWVIGYWQFELMGAAYLLWLVFQYFTSEDGDEEHPHHGPRFTSLWQAIPMIALTDLAFSLDSVTTAIALSQERWLVILGGVIGVVTLRFMAGLFIRWLDEFVHLEDAGFITVGFVGVRLLLKVINDSLVPPQWLMVVLIALVFAWGFSRRTRTEAGVKSNGARVGGGE, encoded by the coding sequence ATGCTAGATCACCTGTTAGAGCTATCACCCAGTGTTGGGTTAGATACCCTGCTGCTGCTGCCAGTGCTGATTGCCCTGGAAGCTGTCCTTTCGGCAGATAATGCGATCGCCCTAGCGGCCCTCGCCCAAGGGCTAGAGAATCCTGCCCTGCAACGGAAGGCCCTGAACCTAGGGCTAGTTGCTGCCCTGCTTCTCCGCATTATTCTGATTCTGACGGCAACCTGGGTGATCGGTTATTGGCAATTTGAGCTGATGGGGGCGGCCTATTTGCTGTGGTTGGTGTTCCAGTATTTCACCTCCGAGGACGGTGATGAGGAGCACCCCCATCATGGTCCCCGTTTTACCAGCCTCTGGCAGGCCATTCCCATGATTGCCTTGACTGATTTGGCGTTCTCCCTAGATAGTGTGACTACGGCGATCGCCCTCTCCCAGGAGCGGTGGCTGGTGATTCTGGGCGGCGTGATTGGCGTTGTCACGTTGCGATTTATGGCGGGCCTCTTTATTCGCTGGTTGGATGAATTTGTCCACCTGGAAGATGCCGGCTTTATCACGGTCGGCTTCGTAGGTGTCCGGCTCTTGCTCAAGGTCATTAACGATAGTCTGGTTCCGCCCCAATGGCTGATGGTGGTCCTGATTGCGCTAGTCTTTGCCTGGGGGTTTTCGCGGCGCACACGGACGGAAGCAGGGGTTAAGAGTAATGGGGCCAGGGTTGGGGGTGGGGAATAA
- a CDS encoding isochorismate synthase has translation MLVSPQRTQHLQAALQDPQSLYQLLADCRQANGTAPVPQFVSLSIAMPVVTELAALETFRQPDQLYFFCECANRERAIVAFGAAATVQVSGANRFERAQAFIEHCFAHTAYLGDLHLPWSGPHFFCRFTFFDAESIPEHPFPASTLFLPRWHLAHHGSEGVLVFNLPLAGRSSLRQLAQEVCAQYQRLRTLTPQLSFPYANSVWVRTDPSNRFQRSIQTVLTAIQARQLHKVVLADRLEVQAEYPFQISACLDRLRTVYPDCYVFATSNGRGDTFLGASPERLIQIQDRQLITDALAGSAPRGKTAAADASLASTLLHSRKDQHEHQVVVTFIQQALRQLGLTSELSTPTILQLSNIQHLHTAIQAKVPLTLPPLAIVAALHPTPAVAGVPRDLASEQIRRHEPFERGLYAAPLGWVDYRGNSEFFVGIRSALVRQDVAQLYAGAGIVVGSDPQKELAEIQLKFQALLRALG, from the coding sequence ATGCTTGTTTCACCGCAGCGTACTCAACACCTCCAGGCAGCCCTGCAGGACCCCCAGTCCCTCTATCAACTGCTGGCTGACTGTCGGCAGGCTAATGGCACAGCCCCGGTTCCCCAGTTTGTCAGCCTGTCGATCGCGATGCCGGTCGTGACGGAGTTGGCTGCGTTAGAAACGTTTCGTCAACCTGACCAGTTATATTTTTTTTGTGAGTGTGCCAATCGTGAGCGGGCGATCGTGGCCTTTGGGGCGGCGGCGACAGTGCAAGTGTCGGGGGCGAATCGCTTCGAGCGTGCCCAGGCATTTATTGAGCATTGCTTTGCCCATACGGCGTATCTGGGGGATTTACATTTACCCTGGTCCGGCCCCCACTTTTTCTGTCGGTTTACCTTTTTTGACGCCGAAAGTATTCCTGAGCATCCCTTCCCAGCGTCAACCCTGTTCCTACCCCGCTGGCATTTAGCCCATCATGGCTCAGAGGGGGTGTTGGTGTTCAATCTGCCCCTGGCGGGTCGGTCTTCCCTGCGGCAGTTGGCCCAGGAGGTCTGTGCCCAATACCAACGGCTACGCACGCTGACGCCCCAGTTATCCTTTCCCTATGCCAATTCGGTGTGGGTCCGTACTGATCCCAGCAACCGGTTTCAGCGATCGATCCAAACGGTGTTAACTGCCATCCAAGCCCGACAGTTACATAAAGTGGTTTTGGCCGATCGCCTGGAAGTACAGGCTGAATATCCTTTTCAAATTAGTGCCTGCCTCGATCGCCTGCGCACGGTATATCCTGACTGCTATGTGTTTGCTACCAGTAATGGCCGGGGCGATACCTTCTTAGGAGCCAGTCCAGAACGCCTGATCCAGATTCAAGATCGCCAGTTAATCACGGATGCGCTGGCGGGGTCAGCTCCTAGGGGGAAAACGGCGGCGGCGGATGCTTCCCTGGCCAGTACCCTGTTGCATAGTCGCAAGGATCAACATGAGCATCAGGTGGTTGTGACCTTCATCCAGCAAGCCCTGCGGCAGTTGGGCTTAACCAGTGAGTTGTCTACACCGACGATTTTGCAACTGTCGAATATCCAGCATTTGCATACGGCTATTCAAGCAAAGGTGCCCCTGACGCTCCCCCCCCTGGCGATCGTGGCCGCGCTCCACCCTACCCCCGCCGTTGCGGGAGTGCCCCGGGACTTGGCCAGTGAGCAGATTCGCCGCCATGAACCGTTTGAGCGGGGCCTGTATGCGGCTCCCCTGGGCTGGGTTGATTATCGCGGTAATAGTGAGTTTTTTGTGGGGATTCGCTCGGCCTTGGTGCGGCAGGATGTGGCCCAACTGTATGCCGGGGCCGGGATTGTGGTCGGCTCAGACCCCCAGAAGGAGTTGGCAGAAATCCAGTTAAAGTTCCAGGCGTTGTTGCGGGCATTGGGTTAA
- the menD gene encoding 2-succinyl-5-enolpyruvyl-6-hydroxy-3-cyclohexene-1-carboxylic-acid synthase, which produces MGIDDRLTTPLAYRNTNTVWASVLVETLYRLGLRTAVVCPGSRSAPLAIALATHPGIEAIPVLDERSASFFALGLARRWMGIPTVLVCTSGTAGANFYPAVIEARESQVPLLVLTADRPPELRQCHAGQAIDQVKLYGGYPNWQAELAMPSIELDLLAYVRQTLVYAWERTCFPVAGPVHLNVPFREPLTPIVDPSVAEKMQDFDETVFFAAVGPHQGTQAHPLDTPLDTPLDTPLDTPVDPSVDTDTTVPASGVLGLAPLSGYSSLGGNLPLSVTWQQWWECVGAVSGRGNRGVIIAGLAQPGDPKTYCRAIGQLAQRLQWPVLAEGLSPLRNFQSLCPGLITTYDWLLRDPDWRSRFAPDLILQIGELPTSKALRIWLAEQQPQRWIVDASDHNFDPLHGPTQHLRLAVEQLSWLFHTSQVPGGELEKSNFKLENSDSQTFKLPNSNSQTSNFQTSNFQTSNLQNFKPLDRSYLDAWLRADRQARMQIDTTLSALPDLFEGKVAWMLAQGLPIGTPLLIANSTPVRDVEWFWPPSDRQIRPFFNRGANGIEGLLSTACGIAHRGQPSVLLTGDLALLHDTNGFLLRQRLVGHLTIVLINNNGGGIFELLPIAQFEPPFTEFFATPQTIDFAQLCKTYGVEHIPITDWEHFRTLLNPLPTTGIRVLEIQTDRRADAHWRQQFFAIPLPWPSDPESYGQSK; this is translated from the coding sequence GTGGGGATTGACGATCGCTTGACGACGCCATTGGCGTATCGCAATACGAATACGGTGTGGGCCTCGGTGCTGGTGGAGACGCTGTACCGCCTGGGGTTGCGGACAGCGGTGGTGTGTCCGGGGTCGCGATCGGCGCCGTTAGCGATCGCGCTGGCAACCCATCCAGGGATTGAGGCGATCCCGGTGCTGGATGAACGCTCGGCGAGTTTTTTTGCCCTGGGGTTAGCCCGGCGATGGATGGGAATACCGACGGTGTTGGTGTGTACGTCGGGGACGGCAGGGGCGAATTTCTATCCGGCAGTCATTGAGGCCCGCGAGAGTCAGGTGCCGTTGTTGGTGTTGACCGCGGATCGGCCTCCGGAGTTGCGCCAGTGCCACGCGGGGCAGGCGATCGATCAGGTGAAGTTGTATGGGGGGTATCCCAATTGGCAGGCGGAGTTGGCGATGCCCAGCATTGAGCTGGATTTATTGGCCTATGTGCGGCAAACGCTGGTCTATGCCTGGGAGCGGACTTGTTTTCCGGTAGCAGGGCCAGTGCATCTGAATGTGCCGTTTCGGGAGCCGTTGACGCCGATCGTGGATCCCTCGGTTGCCGAGAAAATGCAGGACTTTGATGAGACGGTATTTTTTGCAGCAGTTGGCCCCCACCAGGGCACGCAGGCCCACCCACTAGATACACCACTAGACACACCACTAGACACACCACTAGACACACCAGTAGATCCCTCGGTAGACACAGACACAACGGTGCCGGCGAGTGGAGTGCTAGGTTTAGCGCCATTGTCTGGATATTCAAGCCTTGGGGGGAACCTGCCCCTATCGGTCACGTGGCAACAGTGGTGGGAGTGCGTTGGCGCGGTGTCTGGGCGGGGGAATCGTGGGGTGATCATTGCGGGGCTGGCACAACCGGGTGATCCCAAGACCTACTGTCGGGCGATCGGGCAGCTTGCTCAGAGGCTGCAATGGCCGGTTTTAGCGGAAGGGTTATCGCCGTTGCGCAATTTTCAGTCCCTTTGTCCTGGATTGATTACGACCTATGATTGGCTATTGCGGGACCCGGACTGGCGATCGCGCTTCGCCCCTGATCTGATTCTCCAGATCGGTGAACTGCCCACGAGCAAAGCGTTACGAATCTGGCTGGCGGAGCAGCAACCCCAGCGCTGGATTGTTGATGCGAGTGATCACAACTTTGATCCCCTACATGGTCCCACACAGCATCTGCGTCTAGCGGTGGAGCAGTTAAGTTGGCTCTTCCATACCTCCCAGGTCCCGGGGGGTGAATTGGAAAAGTCAAATTTCAAACTTGAAAACTCAGACAGTCAAACTTTTAAACTTCCAAATTCAAACTCGCAAACTTCAAATTTTCAAACTTCAAATTTTCAAACTTCAAACCTTCAAAATTTCAAGCCTCTGGATCGCAGTTACCTCGACGCTTGGCTTCGCGCTGATCGGCAGGCACGGATGCAAATTGATACGACATTATCGGCGTTGCCGGATCTATTTGAGGGGAAGGTGGCGTGGATGTTGGCCCAGGGGTTACCGATTGGGACGCCGTTGTTGATCGCAAATAGTACGCCGGTGCGGGATGTGGAATGGTTTTGGCCCCCCAGCGATCGCCAGATTCGTCCGTTTTTTAATCGGGGGGCGAATGGGATTGAGGGCCTGCTGTCGACGGCCTGTGGCATTGCCCATCGCGGTCAGCCCAGTGTGCTGTTAACGGGGGATTTGGCCCTGTTGCATGATACCAATGGCTTCCTGTTACGGCAGCGGTTGGTAGGGCATCTGACGATCGTTTTGATTAACAATAATGGCGGCGGCATTTTCGAGCTATTGCCGATCGCCCAGTTTGAGCCACCCTTTACCGAGTTTTTCGCAACCCCACAAACGATCGACTTTGCCCAATTATGTAAAACCTATGGGGTTGAACATATTCCCATCACCGATTGGGAACACTTCCGAACACTTTTAAATCCTTTACCTACAACGGGAATACGGGTGCTAGAGATCCAGACCGATCGTCGGGCTGATGCCCACTGGCGCCAACAATTTTTTGCGATCCCTTTGCCTTGGCCTTCAGACCCAGAATCGTATGGTCAATCCAAATAA
- a CDS encoding class I SAM-dependent methyltransferase family protein → MLHQSSLKSSAPSYEMLRKPLPIWHPKSWYYRSFRLGLKTVGQLSNGIRLGFRYGFDSGVMLEYVYRNQPSGITPLGKMLDRIYLSAQGWQGIRLRGQLLKHILHHVLGTYQQHETPCVLLDVACGGGRYDLEVLQHFPAGTVTAILRDYKLENVEKARQLAAELGVNAVVEQADAFSDADLDRVQPAPNVIVVSGLHEILPDDALIQRHFQQLYQRLASPGTLIFTIQPDHPQVELIARTLPAHTGQAWAMRLRPWAQTQQWAEAAGFQNLRVYREPTGIFGVVTAEKLN, encoded by the coding sequence ATGCTACATCAGTCTTCTCTCAAATCATCGGCCCCCAGCTATGAAATGTTGCGTAAACCCTTGCCTATTTGGCATCCAAAGAGTTGGTATTACCGTTCTTTTCGTCTTGGCTTAAAAACGGTGGGTCAATTGTCAAATGGCATCCGCTTGGGGTTTCGGTATGGCTTTGATTCGGGTGTGATGCTGGAGTATGTCTATCGCAACCAACCCAGTGGTATTACCCCCCTGGGTAAGATGCTCGATCGCATCTATCTCAGTGCCCAAGGCTGGCAAGGTATCCGCCTCCGGGGCCAGCTATTGAAACATATTCTGCATCACGTATTGGGAACTTACCAGCAGCACGAGACTCCCTGTGTTTTACTGGATGTTGCCTGTGGCGGTGGTCGCTATGATTTGGAGGTTTTGCAACATTTCCCAGCGGGAACGGTAACGGCCATTTTACGGGATTATAAGTTAGAAAATGTAGAGAAAGCACGCCAACTAGCTGCTGAACTGGGTGTTAATGCTGTAGTGGAGCAGGCCGATGCGTTTAGTGATGCTGACCTCGATCGCGTGCAACCAGCCCCTAATGTGATTGTTGTTTCAGGTTTGCACGAAATTTTACCGGATGATGCGTTAATTCAACGCCATTTCCAGCAACTATATCAACGGCTGGCCAGTCCGGGAACCTTGATTTTTACCATCCAACCCGATCATCCCCAAGTAGAATTAATTGCCCGCACCCTACCGGCTCATACGGGCCAAGCCTGGGCCATGCGGCTGCGTCCGTGGGCACAAACCCAACAGTGGGCCGAGGCCGCAGGCTTCCAGAATTTGCGCGTTTACAGGGAACCTACAGGAATCTTTGGGGTAGTTACAGCAGAAAAGTTGAATTAG
- a CDS encoding lysophospholipid acyltransferase family protein has protein sequence MLKVLVFLLLVRPLVWWILGLHIRDRHHLPRDGPAILVANHNSHLDTLVLMSLFPLSKLSQIHPLADEAYFLHQNRCLAWIARHIFEIIPVTREVPGADAHQKLCVQRTFLKTCSAALAQNHILILYPEGSRGEPEVISNFKSGIAHLAKHHPNVPIIPIYLKGLGKALPKGDPLLVPFLCQVTVGESLYWNGEKQAFLEQLSDRICTLATCG, from the coding sequence ATGCTCAAAGTACTCGTTTTTCTTCTCCTGGTGAGGCCCCTAGTCTGGTGGATTCTAGGATTACACATTCGCGATCGTCACCATTTACCGCGTGATGGACCAGCCATTTTAGTCGCCAACCATAATAGTCATCTGGACACCCTCGTCCTCATGTCTCTTTTCCCATTAAGCAAACTCTCTCAAATTCACCCCCTTGCCGATGAAGCCTATTTTCTCCACCAGAATCGTTGTCTAGCCTGGATTGCACGCCATATTTTTGAGATTATTCCCGTAACCCGTGAAGTCCCAGGAGCGGATGCTCATCAAAAACTGTGTGTTCAGCGAACCTTTCTTAAAACCTGTAGCGCAGCCCTAGCGCAAAATCATATTTTGATCCTCTATCCGGAAGGTAGCAGGGGCGAACCCGAAGTTATCAGCAACTTCAAAAGTGGCATTGCCCATCTAGCAAAACACCATCCCAATGTACCGATTATTCCCATCTATCTCAAGGGGCTTGGTAAAGCTCTCCCTAAGGGAGACCCTCTCCTAGTTCCTTTTCTATGTCAGGTGACGGTTGGTGAATCTCTCTACTGGAATGGGGAAAAACAGGCTTTCCTGGAACAGTTGAGCGATCGTATCTGCACTCTGGCTACCTGCGGATGA
- a CDS encoding phosphatidate cytidylyltransferase has translation MFVTLPLPVLYTLAAIYGLLVIATVTVYGLAAYQPEKDWTELKNRLRSWGIIIPVFTLALLLNRTASLIFFSILSFLALKEYLSLIPTRQADRHVLIWAYVAIGLQYFWVYIGWYGMFLIFIPIYMFLFLPMRMVLIGETQGFLQAIGTLQWGLMLTVYTLSHLPYLLRLEPVAQTAVGGVGLLLYLVVLTELNDIAQFIFGKLFGRHAVIPKVSPGKTVEGLLGGILTTTMLAIGLAPWLTPFSYLHATCLGLLLSLTGFIGDVTVSALKRDLGIKDSGTLLPGHGGILDRIDSLTYTAPLFFHFTVYFYYRGQWL, from the coding sequence ATGTTCGTAACCCTGCCACTGCCGGTGCTTTATACCTTAGCGGCTATTTACGGCCTGTTGGTCATAGCCACAGTCACGGTCTACGGCCTTGCCGCCTATCAACCTGAAAAAGACTGGACAGAATTAAAAAACCGGCTGCGATCGTGGGGGATCATTATCCCGGTCTTCACCCTGGCCTTGCTGCTGAACCGGACGGCCTCGCTCATCTTCTTCAGTATCCTGAGTTTTCTCGCGCTGAAGGAATACCTCTCCCTCATCCCGACTCGTCAGGCCGATCGCCATGTGCTCATTTGGGCCTACGTGGCTATTGGCCTGCAATACTTCTGGGTTTACATCGGGTGGTATGGGATGTTTCTAATTTTTATCCCGATTTATATGTTTTTGTTCCTGCCCATGCGCATGGTCTTGATTGGTGAAACCCAGGGATTTTTACAGGCGATCGGCACACTGCAATGGGGGTTAATGCTCACCGTGTATACCCTCAGTCATCTGCCCTATCTCCTGCGGTTAGAACCTGTAGCGCAGACGGCAGTGGGCGGTGTGGGACTCCTCCTTTATCTCGTGGTCTTAACCGAACTCAATGATATTGCCCAATTCATTTTTGGTAAGTTGTTCGGTCGCCATGCGGTCATCCCCAAGGTCAGTCCGGGGAAAACCGTTGAAGGGTTATTAGGGGGCATCTTGACGACAACGATGTTAGCGATCGGCCTTGCGCCTTGGCTGACCCCTTTTAGTTACCTCCATGCCACCTGTTTAGGGCTGCTCTTGAGCTTAACGGGGTTTATTGGCGACGTAACGGTTTCGGCTCTGAAACGGGATTTAGGCATTAAAGACAGTGGCACCCTGTTACCCGGTCATGGGGGAATTTTAGACCGCATTGATAGTCTCACCTATACGGCCCCCCTCTTCTTCCACTTCACTGTCTATTTCTATTATCGAGGACAATGGCTATGA
- a CDS encoding CDP-alcohol phosphatidyltransferase family protein gives MITLYQIKPAFQRVLRPLVRQLAQGHISPNQVTLTALVLSGVTGLAIAAFPQSPTLLLALPVIFAGRLALNAIDGMLAREYDRATPLGAVLNELGDVVADAALYLPFARIPGMPAPWIVVIVVLGIITEMAGILAWAMGQSRSYAGPLGKSDRALVFGLIAVAIGLGLEPGAWLGGVWFGVVSLQVWTIFNRVQVILQEVSPCS, from the coding sequence ATGATAACGCTGTATCAAATCAAACCGGCTTTCCAGAGAGTACTTCGGCCTCTGGTGCGTCAGTTAGCCCAGGGGCACATTTCCCCCAACCAGGTCACCCTCACGGCCCTGGTTTTATCGGGCGTGACGGGACTCGCGATCGCCGCTTTTCCCCAATCGCCAACCCTCTTGTTAGCGTTGCCGGTGATTTTTGCGGGGCGGCTGGCCCTGAATGCGATCGATGGGATGTTAGCGCGGGAGTATGACCGGGCGACGCCCCTGGGGGCTGTGCTCAATGAACTGGGGGATGTGGTGGCAGACGCGGCCTTATATTTGCCCTTTGCCCGGATACCGGGGATGCCGGCCCCCTGGATTGTCGTGATCGTGGTGCTGGGGATCATTACCGAAATGGCGGGCATCTTAGCCTGGGCAATGGGTCAGTCGCGCAGTTATGCCGGTCCGCTGGGAAAAAGCGATCGGGCCTTAGTGTTTGGTCTGATTGCCGTGGCCATAGGGTTGGGCCTGGAACCAGGGGCTTGGCTAGGGGGGGTGTGGTTCGGGGTAGTGAGTTTGCAGGTGTGGACCATTTTTAATCGCGTACAGGTGATCCTCCAGGAGGTTTCCCCATGTTCGTAA